One Paenibacillus riograndensis SBR5 DNA segment encodes these proteins:
- a CDS encoding Fur family transcriptional regulator, which yields MKTLNLTSQRQAVYDIVRSSHDHPTAAEVMNRLVEQGHNLAYGTVYNSLRYLSDKQMIRELKLGEAASRYDARLDEHQHILCEVCGAVDEVMTQVPQEWTDQVSEETGYLITHAHVVFGGVCPNCRSKGAKQL from the coding sequence ATGAAGACCCTGAATCTGACCTCCCAGCGTCAAGCTGTGTATGACATTGTCCGGAGTTCACATGACCACCCCACGGCAGCAGAGGTAATGAACCGGCTGGTAGAACAAGGGCACAACCTTGCTTATGGAACCGTATATAATTCTTTGCGTTATCTTTCGGACAAACAAATGATCCGTGAGCTCAAACTGGGGGAAGCCGCCAGCCGCTATGACGCCCGTCTTGATGAACATCAGCATATCCTGTGCGAGGTGTGCGGGGCCGTGGATGAGGTAATGACCCAGGTGCCGCAGGAGTGGACTGACCAGGTGAGCGAAGAGACAGGCTATTTGATTACCCATGCGCATGTTGTGTTTGGAGGCGTGTGCCCGAATTGCAGAAGCAAAGGGGCCAAGCAGCTCTGA
- a CDS encoding FAD-dependent oxidoreductase, which translates to MKENRMNRPQFPQSLPQFPQSLWRASTEVPSFPALAEDHSTDVAIVGGGITGITTAYLLTQAGYKVTLLEAGELFAGTTGFTTAKITVQHGLIYHDLVKDFGEEAARLYYQSNNEALKWMVQTAEELKLSCGLTREAAYLYADEGDEQTLKQLEDEFKAYGKIGLPGEWQDHISLPLRIDGAIKLPEQARFHPLQYLKGLLDVILDKGGIIYEHTMIGEQVDKDSGVLTLYTEQSKHKISCRHAVSASHYPFYDGGALYFTRLHAERSYCLAIDPETDYEGGMYLSAGNPTRSLRAVEWNGKKLVIVGGDNHKTGQGICTHGHYENLEKFAGGLLGIRGIPFRWSTQDLITLDRVPYIAKTAEDEEIYIATGFRKWGMTNGTLAARIIADGILRRSNPYTELYDPSRFKTVPAIKTFIAQNANVAKELVAGKLEIVHKRTHELEPDQGAVVFHDGKRVGAYRDPEGKLHLVDRTCTHMGCETEWNDGERSWDCPCHGSRFSFDGDVLEGPASVPLTRLEVKE; encoded by the coding sequence ATGAAGGAGAACAGGATGAACCGCCCCCAGTTCCCGCAGAGCCTTCCGCAATTCCCGCAATCGTTATGGAGAGCCAGTACTGAAGTCCCGTCCTTTCCGGCACTTGCGGAAGACCATTCTACTGATGTCGCGATTGTTGGCGGCGGGATTACCGGGATTACGACAGCCTATCTGCTGACCCAGGCGGGGTACAAAGTAACACTGCTGGAAGCAGGTGAACTTTTTGCCGGCACTACCGGATTTACTACCGCCAAAATCACCGTACAGCATGGCCTGATCTACCACGATTTGGTCAAGGACTTCGGAGAAGAAGCAGCACGGCTCTACTATCAGTCAAACAACGAGGCGTTGAAGTGGATGGTACAGACGGCAGAAGAACTGAAGTTATCCTGTGGCCTCACACGCGAAGCGGCTTATCTCTACGCAGATGAGGGGGATGAGCAGACGCTGAAGCAGCTTGAAGATGAGTTCAAGGCCTATGGCAAAATCGGGCTTCCGGGGGAGTGGCAAGACCATATCTCGCTTCCGCTGCGGATTGACGGTGCCATTAAGCTGCCGGAACAAGCCCGTTTCCATCCGCTCCAGTACCTTAAGGGACTGCTGGATGTTATTTTGGATAAAGGCGGGATAATCTACGAGCACACCATGATTGGAGAACAAGTCGACAAGGACAGTGGCGTGCTCACCCTGTATACAGAGCAAAGCAAACATAAAATCAGCTGCCGGCATGCGGTATCGGCTTCCCACTATCCTTTTTATGACGGCGGTGCCTTATACTTCACCCGTCTGCATGCGGAGCGTTCCTACTGTCTGGCCATTGACCCGGAAACCGATTATGAGGGCGGAATGTATTTAAGTGCGGGAAACCCCACCCGTTCGCTGCGGGCCGTGGAATGGAACGGCAAGAAGCTGGTCATTGTTGGAGGGGACAACCATAAGACGGGGCAAGGCATCTGCACCCATGGCCATTATGAAAATCTGGAGAAATTCGCCGGGGGACTGCTGGGCATTCGGGGCATCCCCTTCCGGTGGTCGACCCAGGACCTCATTACTCTGGACCGTGTTCCTTACATTGCCAAAACAGCAGAGGATGAGGAAATTTATATCGCCACCGGCTTTCGCAAATGGGGCATGACGAACGGAACCCTGGCAGCACGCATAATAGCGGATGGCATCCTGCGGCGCAGCAATCCTTATACGGAGCTATATGACCCTTCACGCTTCAAAACCGTGCCTGCGATTAAAACCTTCATTGCCCAAAATGCCAACGTTGCAAAAGAACTGGTTGCAGGCAAGCTGGAGATTGTGCATAAAAGGACGCATGAACTGGAGCCGGATCAAGGGGCGGTGGTCTTCCACGACGGCAAGCGCGTTGGAGCCTACCGCGATCCCGAAGGAAAGCTGCATCTGGTGGACAGAACCTGCACCCATATGGGCTGCGAAACCGAGTGGAACGATGGGGAACGCTCCTGGGACTGCCCTTGCCACGGCTCACGCTTCTCTTTTGATGGAGATGTACTGGAGGGTCCGGCAAGTGTTCCGCTGACCAGGCTGGAAGTTAAAGAATAA
- a CDS encoding 3-ketoacyl-ACP reductase, giving the protein MDLRGRSIVITGAGKGIGKALAMALAKEGANLGLISRTAADLEALKSALTEVYDIKASIAVADIAVREDAERAVVSLQKDLGAFDALINNAGIAKFGTFLEMDPADWEHHMQINLFGTYYVTRAALPAMIERSSGNIINISSTAGERGFATGSAYCASKFALMGMTEALAQEVRKHNIRVVALTPSTVNTGLAENAGLKIGDEDRMMQPEDVAELALAALKLPDRVFLKTAGIWTTNPQ; this is encoded by the coding sequence ATGGATCTGAGAGGAAGAAGTATTGTCATCACCGGTGCCGGCAAAGGGATCGGCAAAGCTCTGGCTATGGCGCTGGCCAAGGAAGGTGCAAATCTGGGGCTGATCTCCAGAACAGCGGCTGATCTGGAGGCGCTCAAGTCGGCGCTGACCGAAGTGTACGATATCAAGGCAAGCATCGCGGTGGCGGATATCGCTGTCCGCGAGGACGCTGAACGGGCTGTCGTTTCCCTGCAGAAAGACCTCGGCGCGTTTGACGCGTTGATTAACAATGCCGGGATCGCCAAATTCGGCACTTTTCTGGAAATGGACCCTGCGGATTGGGAACACCATATGCAGATCAATCTGTTCGGGACCTACTATGTCACCCGTGCAGCTTTGCCTGCAATGATTGAGCGCAGCAGCGGCAATATCATCAATATTTCTTCTACAGCCGGAGAACGGGGCTTCGCCACCGGCTCTGCTTACTGCGCTTCCAAGTTCGCGCTGATGGGCATGACCGAGGCGCTGGCGCAGGAAGTCCGCAAGCACAACATCCGTGTGGTCGCTCTGACACCGAGCACCGTCAACACCGGCCTTGCGGAGAATGCCGGCCTGAAGATCGGCGATGAGGACCGGATGATGCAGCCTGAGGATGTGGCTGAGCTGGCCCTGGCCGCGCTGAAGCTTCCCGACCGCGTCTTCCTGAAGACTGCAGGTATCTGGACAACCAATCCGCAATAA
- a CDS encoding antibiotic biosynthesis monooxygenase, which translates to MLVVTNTLKIKEGHAEAIAQRFGASNGVQDMPGFVRMEVWHGSPKDGAEELKICTVWENEEAFKGWTSSDAFRQSHRGAGGNEAILGATLDKYELLVSRTPGE; encoded by the coding sequence ATGCTTGTAGTTACCAATACCCTCAAAATCAAGGAAGGCCATGCTGAGGCCATAGCCCAGCGCTTCGGAGCATCGAACGGGGTACAGGATATGCCCGGCTTCGTCCGTATGGAAGTATGGCACGGCAGCCCCAAAGACGGTGCAGAGGAACTGAAAATTTGCACCGTATGGGAGAATGAGGAAGCATTTAAGGGCTGGACTTCCAGCGACGCCTTCCGTCAGTCACATCGCGGCGCAGGCGGGAATGAAGCGATTCTTGGCGCCACGCTGGACAAGTATGAACTGCTTGTCAGCCGTACGCCAGGGGAGTAG
- a CDS encoding MMPL family transporter: MNGMSGYGNWVAGSKTKWVTLIVWIAVVGALTMLWPSVNSQELNNASNLPEDSQSVRASAVAEREFPAGSGVPALLVWHREGGMSGEDLAHIIAVYSKLEQQPLAHQNYVPPLGKLPPQALQASLSEDGSTLVTPVLFEKTAASSQLGEALTEMKKVIKTETGGDPSAAKTESNDLSLRVSGPVGISVDATGLFQNADVSLLIATVVLVLVFLLLIYRSPILALIPLVAVGFAYGVTSPVLGKMAQEGWITVDSQAISIMTVLLFGAGTDYCLFLISRFRQMLKVEKHKGHALLLAITHSSGAIAMSGFTVVLALFALLLAKYGAYHRFAVPFSVSILIMGIASLTLVPALLAIFGRTSFFPFIPRTPQMEADRAKAKGKPAPQPKPERKKGIGDFVVARPWAIVGITVVLLGVLASFSGGIKFTYDILSSFPEDMESREGFDLIGTQFSPGGLAPAKLMIDTQGKVNGEDIKVVLSGISYIDTVSDPQQGAVSHNILGYDVEFKSNPYSLEAMNHIPALQATVEQALAESGLDNVKDSVWISGQTAAQYDTKELGERDTDLIIPVVIGMITVLLLIYLRSVVATVYLVATVILSFFSALGLGWIIIHYLMGADAIQGAIPLYSFVFLVALGEDYNIFMISNIWKKRKVMPLKQAIAEGVNETGSVITSAGLILAGTFAVLASLPIQVLVQFGIITAIGVLLDTFVVRPFLVPAITVLLGRWSFWPGKHREQERALLVSED, from the coding sequence ATGAACGGAATGTCAGGCTACGGAAATTGGGTGGCAGGCAGCAAAACCAAGTGGGTCACCCTAATCGTCTGGATAGCGGTTGTGGGAGCGCTCACCATGTTATGGCCTTCGGTGAACTCGCAGGAGCTGAACAATGCATCCAACCTCCCTGAAGATTCGCAGTCGGTGCGGGCTTCAGCCGTTGCTGAAAGGGAGTTTCCGGCTGGCAGCGGCGTCCCTGCCTTGCTCGTATGGCATAGGGAAGGCGGAATGTCCGGGGAGGATCTGGCACATATCATCGCTGTGTACAGCAAGCTTGAGCAGCAGCCATTGGCACATCAGAACTACGTTCCGCCGCTCGGGAAGCTGCCGCCGCAGGCGCTTCAGGCTTCGTTGTCGGAGGATGGGAGCACACTGGTTACTCCGGTGCTTTTTGAGAAGACAGCGGCCAGCAGCCAGCTCGGCGAAGCATTAACGGAAATGAAAAAAGTAATAAAAACGGAGACAGGCGGCGACCCTTCTGCAGCGAAGACAGAGAGTAATGATCTGAGCCTTCGGGTATCCGGGCCGGTAGGGATCTCCGTTGATGCCACCGGACTGTTCCAGAATGCGGATGTCTCCCTGCTGATCGCAACAGTTGTGCTGGTGCTTGTGTTCCTGCTGCTGATCTACCGCTCGCCGATTCTGGCTTTGATTCCACTCGTAGCGGTAGGTTTTGCCTATGGTGTTACCAGCCCTGTGCTCGGAAAAATGGCCCAGGAAGGCTGGATCACCGTAGACTCCCAGGCCATTTCCATTATGACCGTGCTGCTGTTCGGTGCGGGTACGGACTATTGCCTGTTCCTGATTTCCCGGTTCCGTCAGATGCTGAAGGTGGAGAAGCATAAGGGGCACGCATTATTGCTTGCAATCACACATTCTTCCGGCGCTATTGCCATGAGCGGATTTACAGTTGTATTGGCGCTGTTTGCGCTGCTGCTGGCCAAATACGGTGCGTACCACCGGTTCGCCGTTCCGTTCAGCGTCTCGATTCTGATTATGGGGATCGCCAGCTTGACGCTGGTGCCTGCGCTGCTGGCGATTTTTGGCCGCACCTCCTTTTTTCCGTTCATTCCGCGTACTCCGCAGATGGAAGCCGATCGGGCCAAAGCGAAGGGCAAACCGGCACCGCAGCCTAAACCTGAACGCAAAAAAGGAATCGGTGATTTCGTGGTAGCCCGCCCTTGGGCGATTGTAGGCATTACGGTGGTTCTTCTCGGTGTGCTCGCCTCCTTTTCCGGCGGGATCAAATTTACTTATGATATTCTCTCGTCCTTTCCGGAGGACATGGAGTCGCGCGAGGGCTTTGACCTTATCGGCACCCAATTCTCTCCCGGCGGGCTGGCTCCGGCCAAGCTGATGATTGATACACAGGGTAAGGTGAACGGGGAGGATATCAAGGTAGTTCTCAGCGGGATTTCTTATATTGATACGGTGTCCGATCCCCAGCAGGGTGCGGTCAGCCATAATATCCTCGGGTATGATGTAGAATTCAAAAGTAATCCATATTCTCTGGAGGCCATGAATCACATACCAGCGCTTCAGGCAACCGTAGAACAGGCGCTGGCTGAATCGGGCCTGGACAACGTCAAGGATAGTGTGTGGATCAGCGGGCAGACTGCGGCCCAGTATGATACCAAAGAGCTCGGGGAGAGAGATACGGATCTGATTATTCCGGTTGTTATCGGGATGATTACCGTGCTGCTGCTGATCTATCTGCGCTCTGTAGTGGCGACGGTTTATCTGGTGGCGACCGTAATCCTGTCGTTTTTCTCAGCGCTGGGGCTAGGCTGGATTATTATTCATTATCTTATGGGAGCAGACGCCATTCAGGGTGCCATTCCGCTGTATTCCTTCGTATTCCTGGTTGCACTGGGAGAGGACTACAACATCTTCATGATCTCGAACATCTGGAAAAAACGCAAAGTTATGCCGCTGAAGCAGGCCATTGCTGAAGGTGTAAATGAGACCGGCTCGGTCATCACCTCCGCCGGGCTCATACTGGCCGGAACCTTCGCGGTGCTGGCCAGCCTGCCGATTCAAGTGCTGGTGCAGTTCGGCATTATCACCGCCATTGGGGTGCTGCTGGACACCTTCGTAGTCCGCCCTTTCCTGGTGCCGGCAATTACCGTACTCTTGGGCCGCTGGTCCTTTTGGCCGGGCAAACATCGGGAGCAGGAGCGAGCGCTGTTAGTGAGCGAGGATTAA
- a CDS encoding ABC transporter ATP-binding protein: MSEQNNAGKSAPRRPGGFGGGRGPGGPGGPGMGLPPEKAKDFKGTLRRLIRYLRPRQMQLIIVFIMAIASTVFSIFSPKIMGKATTKLFEGAFGIMKGVPGAAIDFGYINDILIILGALYLLSSLFSYVQQYVMSGVAQKVVFDMREQINSKLERLPLKYFDSRTHGEILSRATNDVDNISTTLQQSLTQLITSIVTIIGVIIMMLTISPWLTLITIITLPLSFVVIMGITKRSQTYFIGQQKSLGQLNGHVEEMYTGHRIVKAFGREKHSLGEFDKINDSLYDSGWRAQFISGIIMPLMMFIGNLGYVLVCVVGGIFVTKKIIDVGDIQAFIQYSRQFTMPITQTANIANIIQSTIASAERVFELLDEEEEVPEVSTSLAKRPVDAEEGSVEFRHVKFGYKEDAILIEDMNIEVSPGQTIAIVGPTGAGKTTLINLLMRFYEISGGEIIIDGVNITDMKRSELRSKFGMVLQDTWLFNGTIRDNIAYGREGATEADVVRAAKAAHADHFIRTLPLGYDTILNEEASNISQGQKQLLTIARAILADPTILILDEATSSVDTRTEVQIQKAMNTLMNGRTSFVIAHRLSTIRDADLILVMNKGSVIEKGTHEELLKADGFYADLYNSQFSDEGLPDVG, encoded by the coding sequence ATGAGTGAACAGAATAATGCAGGTAAATCGGCTCCCCGCCGCCCAGGCGGATTTGGAGGCGGCCGCGGACCGGGCGGACCCGGTGGTCCGGGCATGGGCCTGCCCCCTGAGAAGGCCAAGGATTTTAAAGGCACGCTGCGCCGTCTGATCCGCTATCTGCGGCCGCGCCAGATGCAGCTCATTATTGTTTTTATTATGGCAATTGCCAGTACCGTATTCAGTATCTTCAGCCCTAAGATTATGGGTAAAGCAACTACCAAGTTGTTCGAGGGCGCTTTTGGCATAATGAAGGGTGTGCCTGGCGCTGCGATTGATTTTGGCTATATTAATGATATTTTAATTATTCTGGGCGCTCTGTACCTGCTCAGCTCATTGTTCAGTTATGTGCAGCAGTATGTAATGTCCGGTGTGGCGCAGAAGGTTGTTTTTGATATGCGTGAGCAGATCAACAGCAAGCTGGAGCGGCTGCCGCTGAAATATTTTGACTCCCGGACCCACGGGGAAATCCTCAGCCGGGCCACCAATGATGTGGACAATATCAGCACTACGCTGCAGCAGAGTTTGACACAGCTCATAACTTCTATCGTGACCATTATCGGTGTGATTATCATGATGCTGACCATTAGCCCTTGGCTTACTCTGATCACGATTATTACACTGCCGCTGAGCTTTGTGGTCATTATGGGGATCACCAAACGTTCCCAGACTTATTTCATCGGGCAGCAGAAATCTTTGGGACAGTTGAACGGGCATGTTGAAGAAATGTACACCGGTCACCGCATTGTCAAAGCTTTTGGCCGCGAAAAGCACTCGCTGGGCGAGTTTGATAAAATCAATGACTCGCTTTACGATTCCGGCTGGCGGGCGCAGTTCATTTCCGGTATTATTATGCCGCTGATGATGTTCATCGGGAACCTGGGTTATGTGCTGGTCTGTGTGGTTGGCGGTATTTTCGTCACCAAAAAAATTATTGATGTCGGGGACATTCAGGCTTTTATCCAATATTCGCGCCAGTTCACCATGCCGATTACGCAAACGGCCAATATTGCCAACATCATTCAATCGACGATTGCTTCGGCAGAACGTGTATTTGAGCTTTTGGATGAAGAAGAAGAAGTTCCTGAAGTCAGTACGTCCCTGGCCAAACGCCCAGTGGATGCAGAAGAAGGTTCGGTTGAATTCCGTCATGTGAAATTCGGCTACAAGGAAGACGCTATTCTGATTGAAGACATGAACATTGAGGTCAGCCCCGGACAGACCATTGCTATTGTAGGGCCGACCGGTGCCGGCAAAACGACGCTGATCAACCTGCTGATGCGCTTCTATGAAATCAGCGGCGGGGAGATTATCATCGACGGTGTCAATATTACCGATATGAAGCGCAGCGAGCTGCGCAGCAAATTCGGCATGGTGCTTCAGGATACCTGGCTGTTCAACGGAACCATCCGTGACAATATCGCCTATGGCCGCGAGGGCGCTACAGAAGCCGATGTGGTGCGGGCTGCCAAAGCTGCTCATGCCGATCACTTTATCCGCACACTGCCGCTTGGCTATGACACGATTCTGAACGAGGAAGCCTCCAACATTTCGCAGGGGCAGAAGCAGCTGCTTACTATTGCCCGGGCAATTCTGGCCGATCCTACCATTCTGATTCTGGATGAAGCGACAAGCAGCGTCGATACGCGGACTGAAGTGCAAATCCAGAAGGCGATGAACACGCTGATGAATGGCAGAACAAGCTTTGTTATCGCCCACCGTCTATCCACCATCCGGGACGCCGATTTGATTCTCGTGATGAACAAGGGCAGCGTCATTGAAAAAGGCACCCACGAGGAACTGCTGAAAGCTGACGGATTCTATGCGGATCTGTACAACAGCCAGTTCTCCGATGAGGGGCTGCCGGATGTAGGCTAA
- a CDS encoding ABC transporter ATP-binding protein: MIKLMKQLKPFKLAIAAVLILVFLQSMGDLYLPTLMSDIVDKGIVQGDRSYIWKIGGFMLLVAAGGALCSIIASYLSAKVAAGFGKNTRSRMFNHVENFTLHEFDKLGTASLITRTTNDITQVQTVLTMMLRMMIGAPMMMIGGIIMAISEDAKLSLIFVVVIPLLVGAILFIGMKGLPLFKAIQVKLDKLNRVLREHLTGIRVIRSFNRISHENERFTEANKDLTDTAIKVNKIMAGLMPLMMIVMNFSMIAILYYGGIRIGDGDLQVGSLMAFIQYAMQIMFSLIMVSMMFVLIPRASASALRINEVLDMQPEITDPTAGQLQTTAAATRKDGRGNMHGFVEFDNVSFSYPGAEQPALAGISFSAKPGEITAIIGGTGSGKSTLLSMIPRFYDVSEGAVRVDGVDVREMTQEELRSKIGYIPQKAVLFTGTINENIRYGKEEATEEEVIHAAKIAQAYDFVTAMKDGFNSEISQGGGNVSGGQKQRLSIARALVRKPEVYLFDDSFSALDFKTDAKLRAALKGETTESTVIIVAQRVSTVMDADRIIVLDEGQIAGMGTHRELMDNSEVYREIVSSQLSEEEIA; this comes from the coding sequence GTGATTAAACTAATGAAACAATTGAAGCCCTTTAAGCTGGCTATTGCAGCCGTACTGATCCTCGTATTTCTGCAGTCCATGGGCGACCTGTATCTTCCTACCCTGATGAGTGACATTGTCGATAAAGGGATTGTTCAGGGTGACCGCAGTTATATTTGGAAAATTGGCGGATTCATGCTGCTGGTTGCTGCTGGAGGAGCCTTATGTTCAATTATAGCCAGTTACCTGTCGGCCAAAGTTGCCGCCGGCTTCGGCAAGAATACCCGGTCCCGGATGTTCAATCATGTAGAGAATTTCACCCTGCATGAATTCGACAAGCTGGGAACAGCATCGCTGATTACACGTACCACCAATGATATTACACAGGTACAAACCGTGCTTACTATGATGCTGCGCATGATGATCGGTGCGCCGATGATGATGATCGGCGGTATTATTATGGCTATATCGGAGGATGCAAAGCTTTCCTTGATCTTTGTTGTGGTGATTCCGCTGCTAGTGGGCGCGATTCTCTTCATCGGGATGAAGGGCCTCCCGCTGTTCAAGGCGATTCAGGTCAAGCTGGACAAATTGAACCGCGTGCTGCGCGAGCATCTGACAGGTATTCGCGTCATCCGTTCCTTCAACCGGATCAGCCATGAGAATGAACGGTTTACCGAAGCCAACAAAGATCTCACGGATACTGCCATCAAGGTCAACAAGATTATGGCCGGTCTGATGCCGCTGATGATGATTGTTATGAACTTTTCTATGATTGCCATTCTGTATTACGGCGGTATCCGGATCGGCGACGGGGATCTGCAGGTCGGCTCGCTGATGGCTTTTATTCAATATGCGATGCAGATTATGTTCTCCCTGATCATGGTATCCATGATGTTCGTATTGATTCCCCGGGCCTCCGCCTCCGCGCTGCGGATTAATGAGGTGCTGGACATGCAGCCTGAAATTACAGATCCAACCGCCGGACAGCTCCAGACTACAGCCGCAGCGACCCGTAAGGACGGCCGCGGCAATATGCACGGGTTCGTCGAATTCGATAACGTGTCCTTCTCCTATCCCGGTGCGGAACAGCCTGCATTGGCAGGAATCAGCTTCAGTGCCAAGCCCGGTGAGATCACAGCGATTATCGGCGGTACAGGTTCAGGCAAATCCACTCTGCTCAGCATGATTCCGCGATTCTATGATGTCAGCGAAGGTGCAGTGCGTGTAGATGGAGTTGATGTGCGGGAGATGACACAGGAAGAGCTGCGGAGCAAGATTGGCTATATTCCGCAAAAAGCCGTGCTGTTCACGGGTACAATCAATGAGAATATCCGCTACGGCAAAGAAGAGGCCACGGAGGAAGAAGTCATCCATGCGGCCAAGATTGCCCAGGCTTACGATTTCGTCACCGCCATGAAAGACGGCTTCAATTCAGAAATCTCCCAGGGCGGAGGCAACGTCTCCGGCGGACAGAAGCAGCGTCTTTCGATTGCCCGTGCGCTGGTAAGAAAACCGGAGGTCTATTTGTTCGACGACAGCTTCTCTGCCCTGGACTTCAAGACCGACGCCAAGCTGCGGGCTGCACTTAAGGGTGAAACTACGGAATCTACTGTAATCATTGTAGCCCAGCGGGTCAGTACCGTTATGGATGCCGACCGGATTATTGTGCTTGATGAAGGACAGATTGCCGGAATGGGCACCCACCGCGAGTTGATGGACAACAGTGAAGTGTACCGCGAGATCGTATCCTCGCAGCTGTCAGAGGAGGAAATAGCATGA
- a CDS encoding MarR family winged helix-turn-helix transcriptional regulator: MTLLITIAKRSREGEEGLKVSEISRFMGLTPPTVTQLINSLEAKQMVERLPDANDRRVVRIRLTEQGGIITRRAKEHMNASLNKLVGYLGEAESDQLAELLLKVHRFVEDNPPPNLDRLQMNGDENRD; this comes from the coding sequence ATGACTTTATTAATAACCATCGCAAAACGGTCACGTGAGGGGGAGGAAGGGCTGAAGGTTTCCGAAATCAGCCGGTTCATGGGACTCACGCCTCCAACCGTTACCCAGCTTATTAACAGTCTTGAAGCCAAGCAAATGGTGGAGAGACTCCCGGATGCAAACGACCGGAGGGTCGTGCGTATCAGGCTGACGGAGCAGGGGGGGATTATTACCCGCAGGGCAAAAGAACATATGAATGCATCGCTTAACAAATTGGTGGGGTATCTGGGCGAAGCCGAGAGCGACCAGCTGGCAGAACTGCTGCTGAAGGTGCACAGATTTGTAGAAGATAATCCGCCGCCTAATTTGGACCGGTTACAAATGAACGGAGATGAGAATCGTGATTAA
- a CDS encoding aspartyl-phosphate phosphatase Spo0E family protein produces MSLYQNSSAELGKEYREDELYVTIESLRCELLEVAQERSLSDHAVLELSQRLDGYIVLAQNKMMESLRSRKKSAAAYGKKTKSQRIRNNAALQQ; encoded by the coding sequence GTGAGCCTGTACCAGAATTCATCCGCTGAACTTGGAAAAGAGTATAGAGAAGATGAGCTGTACGTAACTATAGAGAGTCTTAGATGTGAACTGTTGGAGGTTGCACAGGAGCGCAGTCTCAGCGACCATGCAGTCCTGGAGCTCAGTCAGCGGCTGGACGGTTATATCGTGCTCGCCCAGAACAAAATGATGGAAAGTCTGCGCAGCCGCAAGAAGTCTGCGGCCGCTTACGGAAAGAAAACCAAGAGCCAGAGAATTCGCAATAATGCTGCGCTGCAGCAGTAG
- the cidR gene encoding cidABC operon transcriptional activator CidR, producing MDIRQLQYFVQVARLNSFSRAAESLYISQPTISKMIRNLEVELGADLFYREGKSIRLTDAGEILLTKAQNIVESFVSLSSELDSLRNLKQGHIRIGLPPMVGASFFPAVIGEFHRRYPDVTIRLHEDGAKKVEDDVETGLLDIGAIVLPVNTAIFHCFTFVEEKLELLVPAGHRLAGRASVPLRELAEEEFVLFREDFALHDRIITECVKTGFQPKVVYESSQWDLISRMVEAGMGIALLPETICRDIDRTRISVVSLTEPVIPWQLGMIWRRDRYLSFAAREWIHFAMGVLGERYLPSGEAGQPEL from the coding sequence ATGGATATCCGGCAGCTGCAATATTTCGTCCAGGTGGCCAGGCTGAACAGCTTTTCCAGAGCGGCGGAATCCCTGTACATCTCCCAGCCCACCATCAGCAAAATGATCCGCAATTTGGAGGTTGAGCTGGGGGCTGACCTCTTTTACCGTGAAGGAAAAAGCATCCGGCTGACAGATGCCGGAGAGATTCTGCTGACCAAAGCACAGAATATTGTGGAATCATTCGTGAGCCTGTCTTCAGAGCTGGACAGTCTGCGCAATCTGAAGCAGGGGCATATCCGCATCGGGCTGCCGCCCATGGTGGGGGCAAGCTTCTTCCCGGCAGTCATCGGCGAATTTCACCGCCGCTACCCGGATGTGACCATCCGTCTGCACGAAGACGGGGCTAAAAAGGTGGAGGATGATGTGGAAACCGGACTGCTCGATATCGGGGCCATCGTCCTGCCGGTGAATACAGCCATATTCCATTGCTTCACCTTTGTGGAAGAGAAGCTTGAGCTTCTGGTGCCGGCAGGCCACCGTCTGGCGGGCCGGGCCTCCGTACCGCTGAGGGAGCTGGCTGAAGAGGAGTTCGTGTTGTTCCGGGAGGATTTTGCATTGCATGACCGGATTATTACGGAGTGTGTCAAGACGGGATTTCAGCCGAAGGTCGTATATGAGAGCTCGCAGTGGGATTTAATCAGCCGGATGGTGGAGGCGGGAATGGGGATTGCCCTGCTTCCGGAGACCATCTGCCGGGACATTGACCGCACGCGGATATCCGTGGTTTCGCTGACTGAGCCTGTAATCCCCTGGCAGCTGGGCATGATCTGGCGCAGAGACCGCTATTTGTCTTTTGCCGCACGTGAGTGGATTCATTTTGCCATGGGGGTGCTGGGCGAGCGTTACCTCCCGTCCGGCGAAGCCGGACAGCCTGAATTGTGA